The nucleotide sequence CGGCACACCCATACTCTACTGGTTGTTACTGGATACTAATCTTTCATGAAGATTACAGTCTCTGTGATCAGTCATACCAAGTGATCTGATTCAGAGCTGCAAGAACACAGGTAACTGTCATCCAGTAGCTGCAAATTGATATTGAGCGCTGTGCAAACTCAATCCTAGGTATGAAAAACCATGCTAGCAATTGCTAATAATGGGAAAGTCCTGGCCTGCTAAGGGAGTCCATATTTTCGTagactaaattaatactattttctagggctgtggaaattaaagattaattcctcgattaatcgtaaatttttttgatcgatcaaaattcttttgatcggtattGGTGGTGCAGCGAATTGTAAATgacccgtgatccgaacgggtcaccatatgaggatcggcacaccacgtgatcagcggagctccgctgctgcctcggccataggaaaggctttcggcttcggcctagctcccggagcggtggccatcttggtccacccggcggcggcctagagcggcgcgctgacatcatcacccggcctcaactgctcgtgttcggctggcttttctggtaagactaagcaagcactaatcttcctatacaatggaccatattacagtggggggggggggggagatgtctgtggatattacagtggggggggggggagatgtccgtggatattacagtggggggggggagatgtctgtggatattacagtgggggggggggatgtctgtggatattacagtggggggggggggatgtctgtggatattacagtgggggggggggggggggagagatgtctgtggatattacagtggggggagagatgtcagtggatattacagtggggggagagatgtcagtggatattacagtggggactatatatggtggtgatccgaaaaatgtacgTGCGTTATAATTAACCGAAAttagtagataaaaaaaaaacgattaatcgaacacgaaaattttaatcagtaacagccctactattTTTATACAAATTTTGGTTAGAAATTCTACTGGTGTATACCCAGCTTAAGGTAGGGGAGGGTCTTGAACAAGTTTTCCCATCTCTTATTTATGTCTTACCTACAGACACCAGTATATTCCATTTCATAGGGTATGGAAGTCTCCTCTTCAAAGCACTCTGGATTATCATTGCTGTGACAGTACCTACAACACAGAGAAGAATATAATatcatttttaattatataataaaaatcataATGAGATATCACTGACAGGTAAATGCGGAGCTGGACTGTCTATAATTGCAGCTATTGTATTTTCATAGGACAATTATAAAATTGTTTGGTACAGAAATAGAAAAGACCGCCGAGACTCCATATACACTGCTTTTGCAGGGAAGACTGTGCACTTATCATTTCGGCTACAATATTAGCTACTACTGATGTCTACTGGGACTGCTACTTCTCCGATAATTGACAACATACTCTTTATTTAACAAGGTTTAGTGCATGCTGCATATGTAGTCTCTCAGAGAACACAGTGCAATCAGTAGGACCTGTCAAGGTGGACTTTAAGTTGTCAGCTAGTCACGATGTTGTCATGATGGACTTTAAAGTAAATCTGGCACTCAAAGCTTTCTTCAGGACTAATCTGTCACCAGTGTTGTGTAAATTCAGTGCAGAGGTGAGTATGCAGAGTAACAGTTTAGCCTAATTAGTGTCAGCGCTTGTGTTTGGGGGTGGAAGGCTTGGTTTTAGGGTCTCACTTAAAACTatactaaacccacagcagtaaaatcagtctatatatgcagtaaagcatgtttgttatactcactgtggaacctaaggggttaatcctctgcattgtgtaaaaatgctgtcTTCTCCGATCGTCCCCTTATTCCACAGTCTCCAATCCACCGCCTCATAAAACAGAGCCCTAGCTAGGGGGTACTCTGCacttgctcagtttggtgtgttgctagatttctatttttttgttttttttttagggggggggtgcCTGTGATCGGTacatggccaatcagcactgtccagacagagggttagTGGTCCTGCAGCCTCGTAAGACAATCAGGAGTAATGACAACTCCTCctaaaagctttaaccacttccataccaggcacttatgcaccttcctgcccaagccaattttcagcgctgtcgcattttgaatgacaattgcgcggtcatgctacactgtacctaaacaattttttaacaattttgttcccacaaatagagttttcttttggtggtatttgatcacctctgtgtttttattttttgcgcaacaactaaaaaaagaccaaaaattttgaaaaaaaatattttttatttttttctgtcatttttttttgtaaataagtacgttttcttcttcaatcacgggcactgatatggcggcactgatgggcaccgatgaggtggcactgatgggcaccaatgaggcggcactgataggtactgggcatggacgggcactgaggggtgtcactgatggcattgctggacaTCACTTATTTATTAACAAGTTTTTGACAgtgcctatgttgccagtcagtgcccatttgtgggcactgattggcatctattgtaatttttttttttacatgtggatggccatgggggatgtacctggccatccacatgttgcccccttccctggtggtcctggtggcttctctggtggtccagtgtgggcatccaagggggggctgcgctgataaacaatcagtgcaaacccccccgtCAGTAGAgtcgccaatcggctctcctagCGTCTGTCAgttgcgagtgaggaagagccgatcaacggctctttctgtttacatcgtgatcagccgtgattggacatggctgatcacgtggtaaagagcctccgcctgaggctctttaccgagatcggagatgcagggtgtcaaactgacaccccgcatcaccgatcgccgcgctcccACGGGCGCacaccggcatgttatcctgcaggacgtcaatagatgtctagtcaggatttcagaaccacttcccggatgtcaatttactattgactgggcgggaagtggttaaccagtgcttggctggacactgatgaAAGTCAAGaataggtatttagcagtttagatttactaaaataattgcatctccatgttctgtgtactgtgggagaccagatatagtgaatgcatggtcctgggtttagtaacactttaagctgtgCATACACTAGTCAAAGTCCCTGCTGaattggctgaattttgatcagtgTTTGACTGTCTCTGCTACACAGAAGTCAATAGTTTAATCGGCTGCTgccaaaaagttgaaaaacttttGTCGATTGGCAGCTGGCGCCACTGATCAgagtattctgacagcagcaggTCCCactctcagaatacaatgtccttgCAGGGGGATTCCTcctgtggatggaggaattctgATGGctacacaaaaaaattaaaaaaagaatacctgtctatggccagctttaggggtTAACATTGCCCTTTTACAAATTCAAAAATAGCTCTTGGCAGCAGAATGACCCACTGGCAAAATGAAACTCTGATTTATGCATTATTCTCAATAGAAAATGAAACTATGCTGACAAAACTAAACTCTGACCTTCTATGTTATCAAGGATGTGTGAAAAAATATGACCGCCAGGATAGGATTAACAGTAGgaaacagtgggggttatttacgaaaggcaaatccactttgcactacaaatgcaaagtgcacttgaaattgcactgaaagtgcatttggaagtgcagtcgctgtagatccgaggggaacatgcaacaaaaataaaaaacagcattttagcttgtacatgattagataataaaatcagcagagcttcccctcatttcaaatctacccctcagatttacagcgactgcacttctaagtgcaatttgcacttgtagccagtaaagtattattttaatatttacagGGACAATCCATTGTGTTAATTTTATCCGGAAGGATGCATTTGCATTGCAGAAAGGCTCAATAAGTCATGTTATTACCTGTGACAAAAGTGGCCACCCCCTTCATGAAGGCTTGTGACTGACATGATGCATATCCTGATAAACCCTGAAAGAAATAAAGTGTCAGTAAACATATCAGTTCAATGTGCTGCACAGTAAGTATCTGTCAGTAAGTGGTGTTCTCATGCTTTTCAAATGCCTAATTCCAGACATAttgcctttatttttttagtttcgaTTGAGTTCAGATTTGTCAGGTTTTGATTGGTTTATTTTTTCCATAGGGGGAAATATCCCTGAGACACTCATTCATGAAAATGGAGAAACAGCTATTGCCATAAAAGGAAGAAAAACATATCTCAGATCTTCTAACTATGgggattatgaaaaaaaaaaaaaacttgcagtggGCGGATACTGTAGTTACTGACTTTCAAAAACGAGGTACTTACCAGTCCATGGAATCCAACGCTGTCTTCCTGTAGTTAATTCTTCTCATGGTTGGGGGTCCATGGAACTGTTATCTTGGATTTAGGAGCTAGCTGTAATATCCTGATTCATCAAAGCTGGCTCCCCACTGCACGTGCACGTGATCATGTGACAAAGAAGAGTTCTTTAGTCTGGAGTAAGGTAAATATTACTACTTTTTTCTTATCCCCTAAAACTATTGATCATTCCGTTCTTGCGAATGGGCCTTACTACATTATATTTATCCGTTTAATTATTTTTAACCAGAGGAATGTAAGGTCTTATGGTGCAGGATGAGCAGCGTGAAGTCATGTGCTTCATCATGCACATGCGCAGTATGACAACATTATGAGATCTTGCAGATTAGGTATGAGATGAGACACTGATGACACTGTTTTCCCAGGGGGCATCAGTGAGGCTGGGGCTACGTCATCTGTAGTGATGAGCTCAAGTGTGTTCAGAAACTAATCCAAacattttcttgtgaaaaaaaaaaaaaaagaaactaatcCAAACCTGCCTAAACTATCCCACCAAGAAGCTGTCAAAGTTGAAATCAAGTCATAGGCAGCGAACAAATTTCTACAGCTGTATACAAGGGGAATATATACAGGGAATTCCTCCACGGCCTAAGATTGACTGCTTTgacagcttcctggtgggatAGTTTAGGAGGGCTCAGACTCATGcctgtgttctgtcagattagcaaacctgctagcggtggaacgcatgcgcagtgagtataTTTGGTCAGTCAGCTgacacggaacgtcacttccgttcacTGATCTGattaggtttgctaatctgacagaacacactTGAGCTCATCCTTGGTCATCAGTCCCTTCGGGGAAACCAGGACATGGACAtgacaaggcccctttcacacacggGCGATCCGATTAGGTCCTGTCTGTTAGCTTTCCAGGCAGACTTGATTGCATGGTCCATGTATTCCTACGGACCagcaggtgtaaacagacttgtgtccatttacacctgcctatcTCCAATCCGGTCCACTAAAAAGAAGCGACAGGGGATCCGTCTGGCCGGATTGGAGAGcagtcaggtgtaaatggacagcgaAGTCTGTTTAGACCTGACTGCCTATACAGCGCAGTGAACTTTGTCCATGTCCACTGTGCATAAACTAACCGAACACACACCTCCCATCCACCTGCTCTGCTCAACAGACAGGAAGCTGGTCCCATTGGCTACCGATCTGTAGCCCAAACAGAGCGGTCTGTCACAGCTCAGTCTTTGTGCTGAGAAACAATGGGCTTAGACGTGTTCGGAAACCCGCACGTGCAGATCCCACCAGGAAGTTCGCACTGCACTAATCACAGACAGTGAGACATTTTCACGATCCACAGCTGCAGAGCtcgagaaatgtctcactgcctgtgattagcgctatgcagtgctgacttcctggcaggATCTGCACGTGCGGGTTCCGAACACGCCCAAGTTCATTCTTAGTGCTGAGGGCGCACTCTTAGCACAATAGCCGACTAGCGATGCATATGTATGGGTGCTGAATGCCACCCTTCTGTTGCTGCACATATGTGCTGGGTGGTTGTAAAGGGGTTAAACTGATGACAGATCCTCTGTGAACCCTCAGCCTTATGACTCAGAATTCCAACAACAGTTCATCATCTCTCTGTAATTTCCCCCCAGATGAGTGAATGTACGGATATGTGGAGGTCACATTCCACAACCTATGCTCAGCAACAGGAATGTGTCCAACCCCATATGATGGACTACATGTGCCAGCATACCCACCCAGCCCATCATCACTAAGACCTATCATcacctcccttcccccaccactGGAAATGCTGCTCACACTTCGGGGGCTCAACATAAAATGATCACTTATAAAGActtcttagaaaaaaaataatgtataatatatatatatatatatatatatatatatatatatatatataaaatttgtgctcataagtttttcctggcataatttatgatttcttgggcatttttcagagatataaatgataacacaaaaacgtttctttcagtcgtggttatggcccgtacacacaatccgaaaatcggacgaaaaataccaagaaatataatatatatacacatatatacacacatacatacactgtgtatacaagtaaagaaaaaaaaaaaggcacaaaaaaattgttaaaatagtaaaaatcaaatatttataataatatatctatctagctttcaaaaagtgtgtgtatgtatatatatatatatatacacatacacacacacgcttCACTGTTTTCTATGTTGTAAATGTAAGTTTGATTATGTATCTGAAGATGTTCCTAAGTGTGGTGCATGCTGGGACTCGTAGTTCCTCTCAGTACTGAGCTCCCTGTACTCTGTGCTGATAAATCTGCCATACATGTGCTCAGACAGCCCATCCACACCACACACCGGGTGCCTAGCCGCCACTTCATCGTCCACCCTGGATAAGCCTAGGTTCACCATCGAGCTGATCTCCGTCCCCGTAGATTCCAATCTCAACTTCTGCTGCGGGATTTGAAACACTTCCGTGTTTTGCGTTCAGGATCAGAGCAGCGCCACCTACAGGCGAGGAGGACACAATTATCAGAGACGGATTTATGAGAAAGTTGCATATATACCACATAATCAGCTCATATTTTTTGATCGCTGTCCCAGGAACACCAGAAAAAGGCTGTTCGCTTTTCAAAGGGAATTATCCCCAGagtgtgaatgtggtgaaattgcACATTGCAAAGAATACCTGATCGGGTGCATGGAAAATATTAAAGCGGAGATCCCacgaaaaatattaaaatattaaaagccagcagttacaaatactgcagctgctgacttttaaaggggtgttccagcctttttttaagtttattaaaagtcagcagctacaaaaagtgtagctgctggcttttaataaacagacacttacctgctccacggctccagcgacgtcttcattcctagtgtgggcacccggcagtgacagctttcggcttcacggccgggcacccactgcgcatgcgcgagtgacactgcgcatgcgcgagcggcgcggcgccctcctattggacaggcgctcgcctacagggaggggctgcaagaaggcgattaagctaatcgcctttccagcccctcggcggaaggaggaagtgggacaggaagtccccttctcctgaagcccccactccccccccaaaaaaattacatgccaaatgtggcatgtaagggggcgaggagtgggttaagtggaagttccatttttaggtggaactccgctttaattaatggacatttacctgtccagggtgcccgcgatgtcggcagccgaagcctcgcaattgctcgtctctcggctgccatcgccgccatcctcggcgagggaatcaggaagtgaagagttgcggctttacttcctggttccctactgtgcatgcgtgagtcgtGCTTCGGGCTCTCACTGGTCcctggaccagtgtgtttcccagaagacagcggagaggtgGTGACGCGAAGGGctgtgactcccgtgggagtctattcccggaagtggatgcagatacctgtattacacaggtatctgcacccccctccccctgaaaggtgccaaatgtgacaccggaggggggggggggttccgaaaagcggaggttcactttttgtgtggacctctgctttaaaaacaaaatttttgcttgcatatgatcgcatgatagaagtcagcagagcttcacctcatccaTTAAGCTCTGGGAAAATTCTCTAACAAAGCaaacaatctatttgcctttagtaaatcaacccgtgTGTGTCACGCTTGTGCCATTCATTGTTACACAGCCCATTAAAATAAATGCATGCAACAAATCTAAATAAACAAATGCACATACTGTATGCCTGATGTtgcgtgtaaagcctcgtacacatgatcagattatcCGATGGGAATTGTTCAATGACAGGCCGTtttttatgctccatcggacaattgttgtcggattttccacggacaaatgtggggtagcatgctttaaaattgtctgccaacaattgtgtgttgtcggattttcggatcgtgtgtacacaagtccgtcagaccaaagtacaaacacgcatgctcagaagcaatgctcaccataaatgGCCCATTCACAGGCCTCATTGAACatgccttagggctctttcacatggaacTTCTATATTTTGTTCAGCAGGGGATCCGTGATGTCAGCAGGTGTCAGGTTTTTTACATCTGTGCCTGTTCACTTTGAATCTGACAGACTGGGGCGTTTACATCAGACTACATCTGATCTGTCACGTTTAGGTCCAGGAAAACAGTAAGTGCTCATTTACACTTTCTTCTAACAGACTTCAAAGAACCAAATGGACGCAGCATTTGGAAGTTGATATGCTGAAAAAAATGGCCCATTCATAGGCCTCATTGAAcaagccttagggctctttcacatggaacTTCTATGTTTtgttcagcaggggatctgtgatgTCAGCGGGCTAAAGTTGCTGGGAGAACATCTATGAAAGTTCCTCCCATGATCGCATACCCTGCAGAGCGCATCGGCACGGatctgtgattgctgtgtcctttgcagagtagggtgaccacgtgtcccggattgcccgggacagtcccgcattttgcaggtctgtcccgggcaacttcattccaggacaatacagtgtcccggaatgaaactgacacagctacccctctgggccaatctgatgcccccaaaaaagggcgccacattactgctttactcactgacagtacttgccctggccgagaatgcctggaggagcacaattcccgccccctgcttgtgattggagaaatcataaaacccgcctcttgtgtccaatcactgtgctgtgattcgttacagcacaagctgatttttgggaaggggggtgtccctgaatagtagtttgaaaatgtggtcaccctattgcaGAGGGGAGGGGCCATGATCTCTCTCTGACGTCCCCCGGTGAGATTACGTGACCTCGCGCAGAAGCGATGTGTCGAATCTGTAAATTAGCGGAGAGTcgcgtgaccggcctgaagacactAAAGAGGTATTTTGAGCGCTCGTTTTTACAAAGGACTTGGATCGTGTGGTATGCCAGCCATAGTGGGGCTGGCAGTGACAATTTTAGGGGTTTTATCTTTAATAGTAGCGGCggggagacagagacacagagaagaCGCTGATATGTAGGaaggaggggggtgaggggggagagaggagagcagagaggacaGCAACGTATGAcggacgcactttgaccacggtgATCAGGGCTGAGTAGCCCTGGttatcgtggtcagtttacagaggggcaTACAGGAAGTAGCAgattcagtttatttttttattttttttacagtttagaggggcagattacacagcacaagcaccgtGGCCAAGGTTTGTACagtgattggatttggggctAAAAAGAAGAAAGCACACAAAATGCATCTGGCCATGATCACTGCAGATAATCGCTGGTTAGTGAACAATCATGAATAGCTGTGATTGTTGGCAGCTTGTAATGGCACTGTATAGGCTGTGTAGCCGCAGGTATTTGCTCACACCTATCCATTCAAGATCTGCAGCTTCTTGTCACTGGAAATTGCAGTGTGTGTAACTAATCACCTGTGTGAATGGACCCTAAAACCCTTTGAAAGTTTCTTATATCCCTtataacagtgatggcgaaccttggcacctcagatgtttttgaactacatttcccataatgctcatgcACGCTGCAGGGtagtagagcatcatgggaaatgtagttccaaaacatctggggtgccaaggttccatTATGATGGGCTCCGACTCTGCTGGTTtctatatttacattatattatgACGAATGTAACAGGAGGAGATGGAACACGTAAAGGCAGAAACACCCCAAAACTCCCAGGTGGAAAGGAACCAAATTAGACCTGAAGTTCTCAAAATGTTTCTGAAGATATGAAATATCAGGAGATTCATTTCCCTTTAAAACAGCTTACGTCACTTCCTATGAGACGCGAGGCAGGCTACTCTTCCATACTGCGCTTTCGGATTCCATGtgtccagtgaaaaaaaaatgacttggatATATTCTCAACCATATCCGATTCGAAGGTAGGCTCTGAAATAGTCACTGGAATGTTTATTGCTATTAGGAAATAAATGGATTGCTTAGTTTACTTAAAAGACTTGAGCAACTTGTTATTGCAAAACCGCGTTAGACTGGGAATAATTTCAATTGTTTTTCCATTAAAGAGCCCTATCCACTTCTTCTGTATAAAAATATTTGCTGTGCAGTTCTTATTTTTACAGTTATCTTAAAAGAATGAGGCCTCCTTAATATGATAATTCAGCGTTTGATAGGTGATGGAGACATACCCCAGTaacgtggaaaaaaaattatatatatatatatatatatatatgtagcgctcacccccgcaggagccgctggttagaatagggatggcgtgttacctctgtgagcgtctaggggtaatgatgatgataagagcaatgacagaatgtccaagcagcaggtgtcttttctttgtagcTTTATTTCACCCAACATGGCAAAACAGTAACTTGAGGTAGAATAGGAAGAAGATGGGTGAagaggagaattgcagattcaggcttgaacaatatagaagcaatcctgcttccagcGGCAACTttacttcgtcgccactccagcccgagtgggtttagtgtatctCGAccggcctctcacaccgacctggcagccagagtatcactcggaaactTGAGGAGAagaaataagtctctgccacagacttagtaGAAATAAAGGTTAGaacgggacctctgccacaggccccctTCTCCAGAATGTAGATTGTGAGGTAAATTCTCCTTAGTAAatttagtgcctgaatctccctcaggtagtctctcaaatggtcaccgactgactGGTTGCCAACAGACAAACTCTCAATGTACGGTCACCTTGATctccgatggattgtctaggccctgttggattgcctgcctccgggctaTCCTCAGACtggctccccaccgaacagcacaactcgcttgggatcttctctcaaagtttggggaacccagtagatcactggggtCCCGCCATAGCTTCAGTCGCTCTGGGCCAGCAGGGTTCCGGAACCAAGAACACCACGTTGCACGTGCACCCTGGCCTGGAAGGTCATatcgccgggggccgtgatgtgcgcacaccctgaaggtgggtgcctcaCCCGGAACAAGAACCCCGCCCTGCCGCGTCTCCTCAAGAAGTACCCTTCCCCAgtatgccccgtgagggaaaacccctcctgattggctgctggcaagaggccctccagactgaactccactgctgccacctgccgccccggggggtggaaaagcacctcaggaacacagaatgaacacaCAATAGAGCCCAGTTAGAACAGAGGCTTAATTTACACAAATTACCTGGATGAGAGttaactcaggcctcgtacacacgaccgagtttctcggcaaaaaccagcaagaaccttgctgggagatatttttttgccgaggaaaccggtcgtgtgtacattttcgtcgaggaaacttttatttaacacgcaaacacatgaaattagcaaaagcagccccaagagtttagccagtggtatcgaacttcccctgccgttgtatgtgttgtatgtcaccgcgtttgagaa is from Rana temporaria chromosome 9, aRanTem1.1, whole genome shotgun sequence and encodes:
- the TMEM141 gene encoding transmembrane protein 141, translated to MVNLGLSRVDDEVAARHPGLSGYASCQSQAFMKGVATFVTGTVTAMIIQSALKRRLPYPMKWNILVSVVAGSVASYSVTRRETEKCSKLWIYLEKGPQPQLHNTDYQQTTESDEKYRKTKNIYGDQAE